The DNA region TGCACCTGTAATAGCTTTAGCTAACTGAACAAAAATAGAGCCTACACCACCAGCAGCGCCAACAACTAAAATGACTTCATCTGATTTGTCAGTCGATGCAGGGTTTTGCTGTTTAATAGCTAAATGCTCAAACAACAGTTCCCATGCGGTAATGGCTGTTAAAGGCAGTGCCGCAGCTTCTGCATTTGGTAAGCTTTTTGGCTTAAAGCCAACTAAACGTTCATCAACTAATTGGTATTCTGCATTGCAACCTTGACGAGTAATATCACCCGCATAGTAAACCACATCACCCGGCTTAAATTGGCTGGCTTTATCGCCAGTAGCAATCACTTCACCAACAGCATCCCAACCAATCACTTTTACAGCACCGTCTGTTGGCGGCATATATAAACGTACTTTGTAATCTGCAGGGTTAACCGAAATAGCATTCACCTTGATTAATAAGTCACGGCCTGTCGCAATAGGTTGTGGTAACTCAACATCAATTAACGATTCTGGGTGAGTAACGGGTAATGATTGTGTGTATCCGATGGCTTTCATAATGTGATTCCTATTAGTAAACGATTTAAATGGGATTAATTTTCAATGAAGCTATATTAGCCCTTGTTTTACTCCGCATAAACAGCATAATAATTGAAACATTATCAAATATAATTAGACAATATGTTATTAGAGGACCTACAGGTTATTTTGAAAGTGGCTGAGTTTCGAAGCATTACTGCCGCAGCGACCAATCTTGATATGCGCACAGCAACCGCCAGCGCCGCTGTTAAACGTGTCGAAAGTTCGCTAGGTGTAGAGTTATTTATCCGCACTACCAGACAATTACGTTTATCGAGCGCTGGCGAAAAGTACATCCCACAGTGCGAACAAGCTATGTTGATGCTGGAGCAAGCAAAGCAGAACATGAAAGGTGAACTGGACATTATTGACGGCGACTTACGCTTAGCCATATCATCGGATCTCGGTCGTAATATTGTTATCCCTTGGCTTGATGAATTTATGGCGACTCACCCAAAAATCAGCCTACATGCCAATATTAATGACAGTAATTTAGATTTTTATCGTGATTCAGTCGATTTAGCCCTGCGATATGGTTCACCAAACGACGCTAATTTATATGGCTTTAAAATCTGTAATATTCCTAGATTGTTATGTGCTTCCAAAGCCTACCTTGAAGCGAATGGCACCCCTACACACCCACAAGACCTAGCCTCCCATAACGGATTGTTATATCAACTCAATAATATTACTTATGATGTGTGGGATTTTTATCGCAATGATGAACAGTACAAAATCAAAATGAAAGGTAATCGAGTCTCTAACGACGGTGAACTGGTTCATCGTTGGTGTCTTTCAGGTAAAGGCATTGGGCTTAAATCTTGTCTTGATATGTCGAGCGACTTACTTGCCGAAAATGTGGTACACATTTTACCCGAATACCAAGTAAAACCGACCGAACTTTGGCTGATATTCCCAAGTAGGCAATCAATAACGCCTGCAGCGCGGTTACTACGTGACACCTTAAAGCAAAAGACCCACAGTATTTTGCAGCAACTGATTGAGAAAGGCATATTGGATAAAAGCGTGTTGGATTGATAAGCCACTGCTATGAAACTTCTTATTGACGCTCATCAATGAATACAATCAATAAAGTTGTTTATGGCTTCAATGAGCCTCTATATGTGTTTGCATGCTGTTATTTCTAAAGGCGCGATGATTTAACAGGCGAAGTCGAAGAATTTGTTAATTGATCTAAATTTGACTGTAAAAACAGTCAAATACTTTCGGTTAGACAAATGGCTCGCCTATTGACTGGCAGAAGGCTCATATGTGTTATGTGCAATTATCTTCGTAAGTACATAGACCTATAATCGCTTCAGCTACAAAAATAGCACTGTATTGTGATATGGCAATATGTGAAACAACAATGCCAGATTGAGCATCAGATTTAATACCAAATAATAGGCCTATTGCTAGTACTGAGACCAAGAGACCAGCGAAAGTTCGTAAAATAGTTCTGAGTTTAGTTCTGTACGCTAATTTGTTAGCCAACAAAAATACCAGTATATATGGAAACAATAATACAGCTAGACCTATGAAGCTATTGCCCCAATATTCAAATGCGATTGCCACAAAAAATATGGCAGCTAATAGCCTGATTAAATTATAATATTTCAGATTAGTCATCAGTACTTCCTTACACATAACGAGACTGTAGAATTTCGATTTCGAAAAAAACAGCAGTAAAATTGTTATAAATAAGACTCAAAATCACATGTCGATGTGAATTCTGACCCAATATAGCGATAAAAACTACAATTAATAAAAACTCAGCGCTTAAGATTTTTGTGTAAATTTCATTTTTGAATAATTCTACAATCTCAACGCCCATTTAAGCGGACAGAAATAGTTGGGTAAAATAGTGTAGCGAAGCGAAACAAAGCCAACTGTTGACGCCATAGTCTCTTGTTAGAGGGATTTTCGCGCCTCAACGATTTCATTAAGGCTTAATGGTTTTTCCCGTGTATGTGAAATTCGATGACAAGTCGGACATAAACTTATTAAATCTTCAAGTGAGGTCTCTCTGACTCCTTCAGTGCCTATTGGATCTTTATGATGACACTCGATAACAAACCGACCATTAAGCTTTAGTTTAAAGCCACAAGCGATACACTTATAACTATCCATCTGTTTTCGTTGCCTAGCAAGAGAAGAGTTACGAGCGCCAGATAGTATCTTACGATCAATTTCATACCCTTCAATTGCTCGGGGATCATCAAGAGAGAAAGTATCTTCTTTTATTTTTTTACCTTCACTATACGGACATGAATAGTTTCGCTCATGATGTTCAAAATGAGCCAAGCTATTTGCTCCAGCCTTATGAACTCGGACAGGTTCTCCACAGCTAACACAAGTAAAGTAAGAATTTTCTTTACTACCATCCCTGAGTTCTAGTGCCTCTGCGACTTCAATTTCTTTACCGTTGCAAATACAATTAACAGCTGCTTTCATGCATCTCCCTCTAACGAGCCTGGAGAGTTACTCGTTTTAAATTTGTGTTGATTAATGAATAAACAATATCAGATTTCCTATTTTTGATTCAATTACTTAGTCTGTAATCGACTAAGCTTAGCAGACTAAATTTAGCCACCCAATTTTATGATGAATTAAGACTAAACTTAGCCTGACGCCTGATAGACAGGATGTCTGAATGCCTTAAAGCACATGGATGTGCGAGAAAGGCCTGTCAGGCTCACGCTATTTTCTTCAACAGCCTCAAGTTCAGAGTTGAATTTATCCATTTTTAAGCAAGACTAACTCGTTGTTGGACAAAAGTGATTTAGAGAACAGTGGTATTGAAACGAACTCTATTTTGCGGGTACACCTCTGCTTTTAGCTAGTCTTAAAATCGAATTGATAATTTTTTCACTACTATTTTCGACAATCTCTACGGTCACAATATCTTGCTGTGTGCTGCTCAAAAATTCAGTATGGCTATGTTCAATTCCAAAACACAGTAACAATCGTTCTAATTCAGGTGTTGCTGTTACATACCATGGCCAAGGGAACTCATCAGCTTTCTTCGGCAAAATAACTAAACAATCTGATACCGTGAGCGGCACAACAATAAACGTCTCACCATTTACGTCAGTGAAGATATTGCACGTATCAGGTAAGACGATAGATTTTTGTGGTGAGCGAACAAGTACCCATTGGTTATGAAAAAGAGGTTTAGATAGGTTCCGATACACTTCATGGTTTTTAAAAATACTTTCATAAATAAATTGAACGTACTCAGGATTATTAGCTTTTTCTACTCCACAATGCTGTTCAATGACTGGTTTCAACTTTGCGTTGTGTGAGTCGATAAACGCTGGATTTCTAATGCGTTGGATAACTATAAAACCAACCAGCGCCTGTTTCTGTGGGGTATTGAGAGGCTCAACTTTTAAGACCTTTTGTATAGGGACTGAAGCATCACCTTCAATTAATCCGAAATATGCCTCTAGCTGATCTGAATACAGATTTCGAACAAATCCCCACTTACCAAATGAAGTATCAATATAGTTGACAACCCCTTTTGATATCGAGTTCTTTCTGATCACCCCTTTTTCTGACCAATACCTCTTAATAAATGATTTGGGAATGAAATGATTGTCTGTTACCTCATTAATTTTTAACTCCTTTGCTACAGGAGGAGCTTTCTCTTTCTCAAGGGCAGATCTTGTTTTTAGTTTCCAACGGTTATGATATTTTTCCAGCCATACATTTTCCGCTATAATTTTTCCTGTATTCAGTATCTTTTGTTGTCCGATGTCACCTAGACAAAGCTCTCTCTCGGCGGCTAAGTCAATTTCATTTGGCAGCTGTTCTAATGTTTGTGCTTCAATGACCTTAGACTCAATGTGATGCCTCAACTTAGCAAATTCGAGGATAATTTCTTCTCGTAAGTTAATGTGAAGTTCTGTCATTTGCGGTTGGGAAATCCTATCCATCTCATGAAATATCAGATCGACAACCTCTTCCCATATCTCCACCAATGCTTGGGCTTGTTTATCCTCAATGTCGGGAAACAATTTGCGTAAGCCTTTTATCATTAAATCTCCAACAAATAACATTAAACTCACTTACGAACATTATATGAAAATGATTGAGTAAATGGGAATATTTACCCGATTAGACTGAGAACCTTACAACTCATTTTGGGGCATAAATGAGTCAGCCGGCTATAATTTAAAATGGACAGGTTTAACTCTGACCTTGAGGCCGTTGAAGACTCTTTATACAAGAGTGCGTGAAGCTCACATCCATGTGAGCTTAGCTTTCACGCTACAGGATGTAACATCGGATAGTATGGGGGAAGCGCTACAACATTAATGCCCGAATGCCATAAATAAAAAAGCTTAATGAGTCGCTTTATCACCCCAAATTTCTTTTAATCTTTTGTCCCTACCACAACTCCAGCGGTAAGCATTGTATCTAATAGGGTTGTTCTTATAGTAATCCTGATGGTAACTTTCATCGCCTTTTATAGGATAAAAAATTGAAGCATTTAAAATAGGCGTAATAACTTTGCTATCAGGAAATTGCTTTTCGATGTCCTTTTTAGACTGTTGTGCAATGTCTCTTTCTGTTGCGTTTGCCACGAAAATCGCGCTTAAATAGCTGGTACCTTTATCACAAAACTGTCCTTTTGCATCAAAGGGATCAATGTTAACCCAGTAATAATCTAACAGCTCTTTGTAACTCACCTTGTTAGGATCATAGGTTATTTGAACCGCTTCAAAATGACCGCTATGATTACCATTATATATGGGGTCTTTTATGTTTCCGCCTGTGAATCCGGAGATCACATCGGTTACTCCATCAAGTTTTTCAAAATCAGACTCCATGCACCAAAAGCATCCACCAGCCAAAATGGTTTTATCTGCATTGGCATTAGAAGCATAAGACAATAAACTTGCTGCTAATATTATTAACCCTAGTGTAATTTTCATAATATTTCCTTTATTTTCAAGGTTGTTGGCATGTTTATCTCTAACATAGCTACAATATGATCTTAATAATTTAAACGCTTACAACATAATCAAACCACCCAATTTTATGACAATTAACATAACGGCTTTACGCTTTAATTACGACCGCATTTTCCATCTTTCAAATATATAAATTGACGGAAATTATCAAAAATTTGAGTTCAATATCAACAAGAGTAAGCATCGCTGTAGATATCACGCAGCACTCGCGATTTGATATCAATATAGCTGGGAAAAGCTAGGGTGAAAGCACGACTGTAACCATTAATATAAGCAATACTGTCATTAAGCTTAAACGAATGTGCTGGCAACATGTCACCGAAGAACTTATAAATAACCCGACTAAAAGCAATTGATTACATTAAAAGACCAACTAAACAGAATAAAACTTTCAAATAACCTTAGGGCCTGTTGATCTTTCAAGGTCATGTTTGCAGCGAATTGTTGGCCATTTGTACAAAGCAAAGACTTTGATGTGTAGTTATTCTACATAAAAAGTTGATAACGCAGTAAAAATCACCAACAAACACTGCTCGAAGGGTTCGGCACAAAACCCAAAATATAAACATAAACTACAGAATGGTAATACCGAGTTTATTGCTCTATAAAAAACGGCGCAAAATGCGCCGTTTGTTCAATGCTATCTATTCTTCCGTTAGATATTCCAGAATAGATGTGCGATTACCCCGAGTACTATCATGCTAATCACGTTGATGATCATACCTACACGCATCATTTCAGATTGCTTGATAAAACCCGACCCATACACAATCGCATTAGGTGGTGTCGCAACAGGTAACATAAAGGCACAGGACGCCGCGATGCCTATCATGACAGACAACATCACTGGCGATAAGCCTAACGCTTCAGCAATGGCAGCAAAAACAGGTACTAGCAAGGCTGCACTAGCAGTATTACTGGCAAATTCAGTTAACATCACTACGAATGCAACCACGGCAAACACAAATAGCGACATGTGTGTACTGCCAAAAATATCCGTCATAAAGTGAGCCAGAAATACACTGGTGCCCGTCGCTTTTAAAATAGCACTCAAGGTTAAACCACCACCGAATAGAATTAATACTCCCCAATCAGTCGTTGTTTCAATTTTCTTCCAACTAACCAAGCCTAAACTTGCCAGTACAACCACGGCACTTAAGGCAATAATAGTGTCAAACTGAGGAATACCACCCAATGCTTTAGCTAAGGGCACACTAAATATCCAGCTACAAACTGTGGTAATAAAAATGAGTAACGTTAGCTTACCTCGACGCGTCAGTGTTTTACTTTCACGTTGAATTTCAATCTTGGCAGCAAGATTAGGCTTGAAATACCAATATAAAGCTAACCACATTAACGGCAGTAAAATAATAACGGTAGGTATACCAAATTCCAGCCAATCACTGAAGCTTAATCCCACTTGCGCTGCTGCAATGGCATTAGGTGGACTGCCGACTAAGGTTCCTATACCACCAATATTGGCAGAATAGGCAATACCTAAAAGCAAAAACAAATAGGTACTATGATATTTATCTTTATCTAATTGCGACAATATCCCCAACGCTAATGGCAACATCATCGCCGCTGTGGCCGTATTGCTAATCCACATCGAAAGCAAAGCTGTTACCCCAAAAAGCATAAAGCAAGCAACCCCTAATCTGCCTTTTGACGCAACTAGTAATTTTTGTGCAATTAATGTATCAATTTTCTGATGATTAAGAGCTGCAGCCAACACAAAGCCACCAAAAAACAAATAAATAATGGGATTGGCAAAATTAGTCATCGCAACTTTGGTTTCAAACACGCCAAAGCAAACACCTAAAATAGGAACTAATATTGCTGTAATACTAATGTGAATCGCTTCTGTAACCCATAAAATGGCCGTAAATACCAAGATAGCTAACCCTGTGTTTATCCCTTGCTCAAAGGGTAAACCGTAAAATAAAGCAAATAACAATATAACGTCTGAAATTAAAATCAGCATTTTCTTTTGATCAAGCCCCCCCTCCGTTGTGGGTGTTTCGGAGGGGATGTTATTTTTTGAATTTGGTGACATAGGTACAGCCTTGGAATAATTTTATTTTCAACGAATCTAAGGCATAGGTGATACTTATCAAAGTGCTATATTTTGTATGCTTTTAACTACAACACAACCAAATTAACCGACCAGAATCACACAAATTAAAATTACGTGATCTAAATTGCATTATTCTGATGTATTTTCATGTTTTAAATTTTCATTAGCATAAATAGCCAGCAGAATTGATAAGTTATCGTAATTTAATAACTAACACAAAATGTGATCTACGTTTAATTTTACTTTTTTATAAGCTGCAACAAGCAATTTCATTGTCGTAATAATCACCATTTTTAAGTGATAAATAAGATTAAAAGACAGCAATATTTTATTATAACTTTATGGTCAAAACACTTAATGTTACTAAATTAAACAGAGATAAACTTAGCCGTTGATGTCTATGTCTTTTAATGGCCATAACACTGTTAACTCAGCTGATAAAATATCACAACAATTCCGGTATAGATAAGCCATAGCGCGAGCGATTTAAAGCTAGTGTTGTTAAACGTTTGTTCCGTTACTGTTGTGTCTGGATCGGCCGAGACAATATTGGCTGATATGTTATTAGGTTGTCGGAGCGCTTTAACCAATAAAATAAAAATACCAACACTGACCATTAACCAAAAAACTAATTTAGTCAGTGCAATGTACATTATCGTTCCGCCGACAAGCTCACTAGAACCTACAGCAACCTCCCACAGTGCTAAAAACTTTACTATGATGGCAAAACCCCAAATAACCGTCCCCAATTGATAACCTAATTTATGTCCCTTAAACAATAATACACTTGCTGGGATCCCTAAATAACCTGTCAGTAAGACTGTGGCTAGACTACTCACCATCAACCAAGTACTGGTTGATTCATTGAAAGCGAAACTAGTGAGTGCACTGATAGTAAGCAGGACAGGCAGTGCTTGAAGAATGGTAAGCACAGCGATAATGGGTGTTTTTTTCATGGATATCCTTGTGACAGCCCAGGCTTCATCCTTAGACTTTATTGAGTTAGCTACCAATATTGATGCGGCAGCCAATGAGTATTACTTTTTAACAAAAAACATACAACCGCAAATTGACCAATAAAAATGCCACAAAGGTTCTAACGCATAGCAAGCTTACTGACAATATCGACTCTATTAATTACTC from Shewanella polaris includes:
- a CDS encoding zinc-binding alcohol dehydrogenase family protein translates to MKAIGYTQSLPVTHPESLIDVELPQPIATGRDLLIKVNAISVNPADYKVRLYMPPTDGAVKVIGWDAVGEVIATGDKASQFKPGDVVYYAGDITRQGCNAEYQLVDERLVGFKPKSLPNAEAAALPLTAITAWELLFEHLAIKQQNPASTDKSDEVILVVGAAGGVGSIFVQLAKAITGATIIATASRESSSAWVKKLGADYVVDHTKPLAAQIEALNISPVTHVASLNSTDSYFESYTQLLAPFGKIAMIDDPEALDITKLKPKSLSLHWEFMFARSMFNAADIDEQSRLLNRVADLVDQGYIQTTLGQHMGTINAANLRAAHKALETGRSIGKIVLEGF
- a CDS encoding LysR family transcriptional regulator; protein product: MLLEDLQVILKVAEFRSITAAATNLDMRTATASAAVKRVESSLGVELFIRTTRQLRLSSAGEKYIPQCEQAMLMLEQAKQNMKGELDIIDGDLRLAISSDLGRNIVIPWLDEFMATHPKISLHANINDSNLDFYRDSVDLALRYGSPNDANLYGFKICNIPRLLCASKAYLEANGTPTHPQDLASHNGLLYQLNNITYDVWDFYRNDEQYKIKMKGNRVSNDGELVHRWCLSGKGIGLKSCLDMSSDLLAENVVHILPEYQVKPTELWLIFPSRQSITPAARLLRDTLKQKTHSILQQLIEKGILDKSVLD
- a CDS encoding HNH endonuclease, encoding MKAAVNCICNGKEIEVAEALELRDGSKENSYFTCVSCGEPVRVHKAGANSLAHFEHHERNYSCPYSEGKKIKEDTFSLDDPRAIEGYEIDRKILSGARNSSLARQRKQMDSYKCIACGFKLKLNGRFVIECHHKDPIGTEGVRETSLEDLISLCPTCHRISHTREKPLSLNEIVEARKSL
- a CDS encoding DUF4238 domain-containing protein, yielding MIKGLRKLFPDIEDKQAQALVEIWEEVVDLIFHEMDRISQPQMTELHINLREEIILEFAKLRHHIESKVIEAQTLEQLPNEIDLAAERELCLGDIGQQKILNTGKIIAENVWLEKYHNRWKLKTRSALEKEKAPPVAKELKINEVTDNHFIPKSFIKRYWSEKGVIRKNSISKGVVNYIDTSFGKWGFVRNLYSDQLEAYFGLIEGDASVPIQKVLKVEPLNTPQKQALVGFIVIQRIRNPAFIDSHNAKLKPVIEQHCGVEKANNPEYVQFIYESIFKNHEVYRNLSKPLFHNQWVLVRSPQKSIVLPDTCNIFTDVNGETFIVVPLTVSDCLVILPKKADEFPWPWYVTATPELERLLLCFGIEHSHTEFLSSTQQDIVTVEIVENSSEKIINSILRLAKSRGVPAK
- the msrA gene encoding peptide-methionine (S)-S-oxide reductase MsrA; this encodes MKITLGLIILAASLLSYASNANADKTILAGGCFWCMESDFEKLDGVTDVISGFTGGNIKDPIYNGNHSGHFEAVQITYDPNKVSYKELLDYYWVNIDPFDAKGQFCDKGTSYLSAIFVANATERDIAQQSKKDIEKQFPDSKVITPILNASIFYPIKGDESYHQDYYKNNPIRYNAYRWSCGRDKRLKEIWGDKATH
- a CDS encoding DASS family sodium-coupled anion symporter, which produces MSPNSKNNIPSETPTTEGGLDQKKMLILISDVILLFALFYGLPFEQGINTGLAILVFTAILWVTEAIHISITAILVPILGVCFGVFETKVAMTNFANPIIYLFFGGFVLAAALNHQKIDTLIAQKLLVASKGRLGVACFMLFGVTALLSMWISNTATAAMMLPLALGILSQLDKDKYHSTYLFLLLGIAYSANIGGIGTLVGSPPNAIAAAQVGLSFSDWLEFGIPTVIILLPLMWLALYWYFKPNLAAKIEIQRESKTLTRRGKLTLLIFITTVCSWIFSVPLAKALGGIPQFDTIIALSAVVVLASLGLVSWKKIETTTDWGVLILFGGGLTLSAILKATGTSVFLAHFMTDIFGSTHMSLFVFAVVAFVVMLTEFASNTASAALLVPVFAAIAEALGLSPVMLSVMIGIAASCAFMLPVATPPNAIVYGSGFIKQSEMMRVGMIINVISMIVLGVIAHLFWNI